In Serratia entomophila, the following are encoded in one genomic region:
- a CDS encoding Sea7, which produces MTSANLITVENSTLIKSRQSRRGEANALRKGLAKIHRRYQPGLSCSVPRGMASKVVARVSSHDWHRNQDLVELRRNGYVPYTKRNDRHYVPKPMRVHARSEACQALTALSQVMAANCDYNPDSDYPFEIMAPMEQLAHYMGVLHVYDNGRKAYDVALNALSVMEQLQYAIVLHGKDTDSGQNKPLRIWLSEQFFTSRGIAVDEIRQWLGQFRTWAIRNGLTETLRTKYERHLLRIEHIGIDLKNRHSLRNRLKQIKRWVVSPDLAREKERAVGQLEDALDNIENPDRLDTVLDSLQQGIKSATKGQNKPSRPFYRAYVNWTGITVPHQVVQLEMALKRDRPGLLNSDPEAYYQQLLERAGQL; this is translated from the coding sequence TTGACTAGCGCCAATTTAATCACTGTTGAAAACTCAACACTCATCAAATCACGCCAATCGCGGCGCGGAGAAGCTAATGCTCTTCGTAAAGGACTGGCGAAAATTCACCGTCGTTACCAGCCTGGACTGAGTTGTTCGGTCCCTCGTGGTATGGCATCAAAAGTTGTTGCGCGCGTCAGTAGTCATGATTGGCACCGTAACCAAGATCTGGTTGAATTGCGGCGGAATGGTTACGTTCCCTATACCAAACGTAACGATCGCCACTACGTTCCAAAACCAATGCGCGTCCATGCCCGTTCCGAAGCCTGCCAGGCACTGACAGCACTGTCACAAGTGATGGCGGCTAATTGCGACTATAACCCGGACAGTGACTATCCATTTGAGATCATGGCGCCCATGGAGCAACTGGCTCATTACATGGGTGTACTGCATGTGTACGATAACGGCCGCAAAGCCTATGACGTGGCGCTGAATGCGCTGTCAGTGATGGAGCAGCTGCAGTACGCCATTGTGCTGCATGGAAAAGATACCGACTCTGGCCAGAACAAGCCATTACGTATCTGGCTCAGCGAACAATTCTTCACGTCTCGCGGGATCGCAGTCGACGAAATCCGCCAGTGGCTGGGGCAGTTCCGTACCTGGGCCATCAGGAACGGCCTGACAGAGACGTTGCGCACCAAATACGAACGCCATCTGCTGCGCATTGAACATATCGGTATTGACCTCAAAAACCGTCACTCACTGCGTAACCGGCTTAAACAAATCAAGCGCTGGGTTGTGAGTCCTGATCTGGCTCGTGAGAAAGAACGTGCCGTTGGCCAGTTGGAAGATGCGCTGGACAATATCGAGAACCCCGATCGTCTTGATACCGTATTGGATAGCCTGCAGCAAGGCATTAAGAGCGCCACCAAGGGCCAAAATAAGCCCTCCAGACCATTCTATCGAGCTTACGTCAACTGGACCGGCATAACAGTGCCACATCAAGTTGTGCAGCTGGAAATGGCACTCAAGCGAGATAGACCCGGATTGCTGAACAGCGATCCGGAAGCCTACTACCAACAGCTTCTCGAGCGCGCCGGGCAGCTCTGA
- a CDS encoding transcription termination/antitermination NusG family protein gives MERWYLACHKAGKDNVFKAQMTLERMNIMAFSPVMRAYRPRSDRPGQLRPVMEQMFPGYLFIFFDTEIHHSSKIELCPGISHLVRFAGEITPIRDAVVDDVMQLPVCVQAFSRKNPGKRRWDKGTTPLNHQQRQQIQALVDTKDGDVRSALFFAFVEALR, from the coding sequence ATGGAACGCTGGTATCTCGCCTGCCATAAAGCGGGTAAAGACAATGTCTTTAAAGCCCAAATGACGTTAGAACGCATGAATATCATGGCGTTCAGCCCTGTCATGCGTGCTTATCGTCCCCGTTCCGATCGTCCGGGTCAGTTGCGACCTGTGATGGAGCAAATGTTTCCTGGTTACCTCTTCATCTTCTTCGATACCGAAATTCACCATTCATCAAAAATCGAACTCTGTCCCGGGATAAGTCACCTGGTACGTTTTGCCGGTGAAATAACGCCTATTCGTGATGCCGTTGTTGATGACGTGATGCAACTACCTGTATGCGTACAAGCCTTTTCCCGTAAGAATCCCGGCAAACGACGTTGGGATAAAGGAACAACGCCGCTCAACCACCAACAACGCCAACAAATACAGGCGTTAGTTGACACAAAGGATGGCGATGTCCGCAGCGCCTTATTCTTTGCCTTCGTAGAAGCGTTGCGCTAA
- a CDS encoding replication regulatory protein RepA, whose protein sequence is MSQAIINIDDSFATGKRRYRKGAPLSGAEKQCVSTVRKKMTHKEIKIFVHNFLKEDLLELCNEDGLTQAELIERLIECEMERRAKR, encoded by the coding sequence ATGTCCCAAGCCATAATTAACATCGACGACTCATTTGCTACTGGTAAGCGTAGGTATCGCAAAGGAGCTCCACTTAGTGGGGCTGAGAAGCAATGTGTTTCAACAGTGCGTAAGAAGATGACACACAAAGAAATTAAGATTTTTGTTCACAATTTTTTGAAAGAAGACTTACTTGAGTTGTGTAATGAGGATGGTTTGACTCAAGCTGAGTTAATTGAAAGGTTGATTGAGTGTGAGATGGAGCGCAGAGCTAAAAGGTAA